The Deferrivibrio essentukiensis genome segment TGAAATGCTTTTAAAATTAAATCAGCTCTCAAATCAGGGCAATCACTTCCGATTATAACAATCTTGCTAAATCCACTTTTAAAGCCTTCTTCAAAGGCATTTTTCATTTTCTCCCCTAAATCATTATCAACTTGCTCAGAATATTCAATACTACTCCCAAGCCAATTTTCCATATCAGCTTTTGTACCGCCAAAATATTTAATTTTAAAAGGGATTTTGGTTTTTTTAACCTGAGAAACTACAAATTCAGTCATCATCTTTTGCAGATTTGCAGCATTAATAGCGCCAATTTTAGGAATTAGACGAGTTTTTGCCTTGCCGGGGACAGGATATCGGGTAAAAATTATAATAAGTGAGTCATTTTGTTCAGCAAATAAAGTCATCTTCTTTGAAACTTAAACCACCATTTTAAAATCTTTGCAACTCTTGGTGTAAGTCTACTTTTATTATATAGACCTGACACACGTTTTATAGCTTCACTCTGAGTAGGATAAGGGTGTATTACATTTGCAAGCTTTCCAAGTCCGATATTATTAACAATTGCGATAGTAAATTCATTAATCATTTCACCTGCATGTGCTGCAACAATAGTTGCCCCTAAAATTTTGTCAGTCCCTTTTTTGACCATTACCTTAACAAAACCTATTGTTTCTCCGTCAGCCTGAGCCCTGTCATTTTCATTCATATCAAATTTGAAATGCTCAACCTCAATCCCTTGACTTACAGCCTCTTCTTTATACATTCCCACATGAGCAACTTCAGGGTCAGTATAAGTGCACCAGGGCATAACAAGAGAGCTTAAACGTTTTCTCCCTTTAAAAAGGGCATTTTGTATCACAATCTGAGCTGCTGCATCTGCCGCATGAGTAAATTTCCATTTCATACAACAATCCCCTGCAGCATAAATATTTTTATTTGTAGTTTGTAAATAATCGTTAACCTTAACCCCTTCCCTTAAATCATAATCCACATTAACCATATCAAGATTCAGCCCTTCCACATTTGGAGCTCTCCCCGCAGCAGCAAGGATTTCATCAATTTCAATATTTTTTGAGCTACTTCCATCTACAGTTTGAACAGTGACTAACTTTTTACCGTTTTCTAATAGTTTTACTTCAGCTACTTTTGAGTTAGTTAAAATCTCAACGCCATCATTTTTTAAAACATCTTCTATTATTGATGCTGCTTCAATATCCTCTCTTGGTAAAATTCTTGAATGTTGAACAATTGTCACTTTTGCTCCAAATCTTTTAAAAGATTGAGCAAGCTCACATCCGATAGGGCCTCCACCAATTACAAGAAGATGTCCGGGAAGTTTTTGAAGATTAAAAATATTTTCGTTTGTCAGATACCCACTTTCTTTTAACCCCGGTATATTTGGAGCTACAGCTCTTGCCCCTGTGGCGATAACGGCTTTTTTAAATTTTAAAATCTTTCCATCAACTTCAATTGAATTATCTCCGACAAAGTGCCCTTTTCCTAAAAATACATTTACGCCAAGCTCAGAATACCTTTTTACAGAATCGTTATGGCTTATGTCTGCCCTTATCTTTCTCATCCTTTCCATTATTTTTTCAAAATCTAAACTTGAGAAAGTATGGTTTTCAAAACCATACTTTTCGGCATTTTTTATTATATGTGCCACCCTTGCTGATTTAATAATACTTTTTGAAGGGACACAGCCAACATTCAGACAATCGCCGCCCATCAAATCTTTTTCCACAAGAGCCACTTTCCCGCCCAATGAGGCAGTTATTATCGCACTTATAAGCCCCGCAGTACCAGCACCCAAAACAACAAGATTATAAATTGGCTCAGGTTCAGGATTCACCCAGTCTTTTGGATGAACATTGCTCAAAAGTTTTTCATTATAAATATCTTTTGGTGATAGATTAAGGCTGCTCATATTTATTCCTTAATTTTACTCTTTGCTTTTTTGACAAGCAAAAATAGGATTGCAAATATCAGTAATACCACAGCTACAAGCACCCAGGGGATTTTACCTTCCCTGATTGCAGTAGTTACAGCATCCGTCCCAACTACATAAAGGACTGTCCCGGGCAGCATACATATAAAAGACCAAAAGACGTACGTCATAAAAGGTACTTTTGTAAGTCCGAAACCATAGTTAAGGAGATTAAAAGGGAAAAGCGGAACAAGCCTTGTAATAGCTACAATTATTGCTCCATTTTTCTCAGTCATATCATCTAATTTTTTAAACTTTTCACTTTTTGACAAAAGTGATACTACAAAATCCCTTGCAAAATATCTTGAAATCAGAAAGCACAGCGATGCGCCAATGGTTGCTCCAAATATAACCGTCACAACCCCTACAATCGAGCCAAAAATCGCTCCTGCCATTATGGTCAACGCAGAACCCGGGATTGCCATCACTGTTGCTAAGGCATAAACTCCCATAAAAATAATAGGTCCTAAAGCTCCTTTTGAGGCAACCCACTCTCTAAAATCACCAAACTTTTCTGAAAGCCCATAATATTTACCGGCAAAAACAAGCAATAAAATAATCAGTGTGGCAAGCAGTAGCTTTAGATATTTTTTCATTTAACAACCACAGGCATTTTTCGGTTCATCATTATTTTGTTTATCATCACCACAATCAAATAGCCCATAATGGATTGAACGGTCACCAAACACTTTAAAATGTTTTGCGTATCTTGTTTGAGATAGCATTGATGCTGTATTGCCACATACTAGCATTGGTTTGCCTTTTTCAAATATATGATGGTCATCTAAAATAAAAGAATTAGGCTCTTCTGTTATTGTGCCGAGATAAGTGGCAACCTGCCCATAATCTTCACATTTATCTTCTAAATCATCTATTTTAAATACCCTTACTGTTTGGGAATAAAGTTTTGCCAATCCTACCTTTTGCTTTATTTCTTGATTTGTTATTTCTATCTCTCTCGATGAAACAACTCTTACGTCAGGATAGCCAAGCTTTGTTACAGCTCTTCTGAAATCTTCAATATAAAAAGCTCCAGCTATACATTCTCCTATAAGCACAGGGTCTGTTTTTAATTCTTCAGGGATTCTTCTTGACGCAAACACATCAGAGAAATAGAGTTCACCGCCTGGTTTTAAAACCCTAAAAATTTCTTTTAGAAGTTTTGATTTATCAAAGGAAAGGTTTACCACACAATTTGATATCACTATATCTACTGAATTATCCTCTATACCTAATTTATCAAGCTCTTCAATATAACCTTTTTTAAACTCGATATTAGGTTTTTTAAAACCAAATTTTTCAGTCATTACATCTATATATTTTTTAGCCACATCAAGCTGCTCATCAGTCATATCAATGCCGATTACTCTGCCATTTTCGCCCACAAGTTTAGAAAGAATATATGCGTCTCTTCCTGTGCCACAACCAAGGTCAATTACTGTGCAACCTTCTACTGCCAGAGGAATCGGAGAGCCACACCCATAAAATTTATCCAAAATCTCCTCTTCAATATCCAAAAGTATACTTTTTACATAGTCAGGAACCGACTCGGTAGAGCAACAAGCTGATGTTTTTAAATCATATTTTGTCTTTAAAACCTTACCATAGTACTCTTTTATATCATCTTTATTCACAGCTGCTTCTTTCGTAATCATACCTTCCTCTCTTTGCTTTTTGGCTATTTTACTGCTTAATTGACTACACAACACCCCATCAGAATAGCATATAAAACATCTATGATGCTTAAGAGATACTTTTGCCTGCATTGCCTCTTTAAGTGTGCTGCCCAAATCATATTGTTCGTCATCATCTACCAAAGTGCATGCATAGACACTTACTTTACCATCTTTTTTCAAAACCATTTTGCTGTAACTACACATTAAATTTTCTATCTCTTCATCACTTTTGGTGGAATAAAGCTGGGCTTTTGTTATTTCAGGTACTTTTACTTCAGCATTTGGTCGCTTTAAATCCACAAAAGATACAATTTCCATTGTTTCAAGTAGTCCTGACTGATTAAAAAGTTTCACAAAGTTTTCATTTATATGCGAAGTAGATTCATTTGCTGCAGACTGACAGGCAACTGATACGTTAAAGCCAATTTCATGCAATTTTTTCAATAATTCAAGAGAAAGCCTGAATTTATCAGCCCCCCTATTTTTATCGTGCAGTGCCTCGTCATAAGAATCAAGGCTTATTCTAAAAGTTAATTTATAAGGTTTGTTGACAAAAGATTTAATCTTGTCTAAATTTTTAAGTAGTGGTTCAGTAGCATTTGTCAAAACCAGACAATCCTTGAAATTAAGCGCATAGTCAAGTATCTTAATAAACTCTTTATTTACAAAAGGTTCACCACCGGTAAAAGAAAACCTTTCTACACCTATCTCCAACGCTTCCTCTATAAAAGGTTTAATATCAGAAAGTGTCAGCTGCTCTATCCTGTTGTTGTTGGGTGATGAGCCTTCAAAGCAAAATGGACACCTCAAATTACAAATTGTTCCCGTGTGAAACCAGAGCTCTTTTAACTTAGCCGGTTTTACGTATGCCCTCATCTCCCCATTTTCAGTAAAATTCCAGCTATAGTCTTTTAAGCGATGTTTCTCATTTAAAATTTCCTGCATCTTACCTCCAAAACAAACCGTCCTTACTTCTCATTTAAGCTCCAGTCATACTTTATCCATTTTTTATTAAAATTTTTTATATCTATTAAAGAATATTTTTTAATAAAATCATCTATCGAGTTAAAATCTTCACTGTACCATTTAAATATTGAGGACAAAAATACCGTATTTTTTTCATAGTCCACCACCATTCCATAGTTTGACTGTAAATATTCTTGTACTTGCTCAGTAAGCTGTGCATCAAGCTTCTCCCCTGTATAGGCTTCGAAGCGAAGCGGGGGACACCCTTTTGCAGCACATACAAGGGCAAAATGAATTCGTGGTTCATTAAACTCTTTTCGAATAATATCGTGCTCAAGGTTATCAAGAGAAATTTTATTACCAAACAGTTTGACAACCTTTTTATCCCATGGACCGCTAAAAATATTACCGATATCCTTTATCGATTCCACCGGGTAATTATCAATGATTAACTGTAAGGTTGCAGCATTGTAAAAGTTAATCAAAAAGGCAAGTTTTGCGTGGTTGTCCCATTTATTGTATGTATTCAAATCAACATTAGAGAGCGTTTTTAGATATTCATCAAGCAAGTATCTATCTTTTTTCAAACTTTTATAATCTACCAATCCACTATTGACATATCTTTTGAGCAAAATATCGTATTTTTGGTGCAAACTATTTTCCGATGAAAACCCATTTACTGCAATCAAGAATACACTCAAAAAAAATATAAACCTCGGCAACCACTTCATGAAGATATTATAATTAAAATAATTAAATTCACAATATAAAACAAACAACTATACTTTTGTAGAATATTCTCCAATACCTTTGCAGAATATTCTACAATATTTAGAATCAATTTCAAATAAATATCAATACACCAACGATTTATAATTTTGGCAAAGAGATTGCTTAATATTAAAAAAAATCGTGAGGTGAGTTTATGAAAAAACTTTTTTTAGGACTAATTGCTTTAATTTTTCTTGCAGGTTGCCAGAGTGGCAAATATGAAAAAGTAAAAGCGGAAAATGGAATCGTTAAAATACCCGTTTCCAAAGTAAGTGACGGTAATATTCACTACTATGAATATGATAACAATGGCAAACCTGTTAAATTTTTTGTATTGCAAAGCAATGACAGGACCATAAGAGCAGCTTTTGATGCTTGCGACGTATGCTATCCGGAAAAAAAAGGGTATCGTCAGGAAGGTGATTTTGTAATTTGTAATAATTGCGGGCAAAGATTTCACGAATCAAAGATAAATGTGCAAAAAGGTGGTTGCAATCCAGCACCATTAAACAGAAGTGTAAATGGTAGCTTTCTTGAAATACAAGTTGCCGACATTAAAAAAGGCTCATTCTATTTTTAGGGTAAAAATATGAATATTTTTACGATTCCGTTTAAAAACCTGAAGGTAAAGTTTTTTAAAACAGCTATTTTAATATTCGTATTTGCAATAGGCATTACTTCTTCTGTCGCACTTAACAAAGTCTCTTCCACAGTTTCAGAAGCTCTGGAAGAAAAGATGAATAAATTTGGTGCGAACATACTTGTGTACCCGAAAACGGATGAGATAAATATTTCTTACGGCGGGGTACAGCTTGGAAATTTGTCTTACGAGGTTAAATACCTTCCTGAAACTGATGTTGTAGAAAAAATAAGAAACATTGAGTTTAATAAAAACATAAGTGCTGTAGCTCCAAAACTAGTAAAAGCAGCTAAATTAGAAGATAAATTGGTAGGCGTAGTTGGTATCGTCCCACAAGAAGAGATAAAAATAAAAAGCTACTGGAATATTTCAGGAAAAATGATTGAAAGGGGAGATGAAGTAATTATAGGTTCAAATATTGCCAAAAAACTTAATAAAAATATGGGTGATAAAATACAGCTTTATGACAGCAATTTTACAATCTCAGGTGTAATTGAAAGTACCGGTTCTGAAGAGGATAATCTTATTTTTGCTAACCTGCACCAATTGCAAAACCTCACAGGTGAAACCAATAAAATTAACTTTGTCGAAGTATCAGCGCTTTGTGCAGGGTGTCCTATTGAAGACATAGTCAATCAAATTAAAGTCGCCATTCCAGATTCAGAAATCAATGCCGTCCAGAAACTTGTAAAACAAAGAATGTCCGCAGTACACTTTGTTGAAAAACTCGCTGCTATTTTAAGTGGAGTAATTATTTTTATTGCATGCTTTATGCTTGCTATATTTATGCTCTCTTCCGTTACAGAAAGGAAAAAAGAGATCGGCATATTAAGAGCGGTGGGATATTCCAAGTCAAATATATTTATAATTTTTATTACCGAGGCTCTCTTAATAGGTATAATGTCAGGTCTGGTTGGTTATACAAGCGGATATTTTTTAAGTTTCAAAATACTTGATATTCTGCACATTGAAGCTGGAAAAATAACATTCAGTTTCCTGGAAAGTGTCCTGGTTGTTATTGCTGTTGGCTTAATTGCCATAATCTCATCAAGTCTACCAGCAGCAAAAGCAGCAAAAATAACTCCGTCTGAAGCACTTATTGCATTATAAAAGAGGTATAATATGTTAAGTACAGAAAATCTAAATAAATTTTACTATAACGGAAAAATTGAAACACATGTCTTAAAAGATTTGACCCTTGAAATTGATGCGGGGGAATTTGTAGCCATTTTAGGTAAATCCGGCTCAGGCAAAAGTACACTATTAAACATCCTGTCAACACTTATGAAAGCTGATTCTGGCAAAATATGTTATAATGACATTAACTACTTCGATGTAAAGGAAAAAGAGTTGAACAAACTGAGAAATGAGGAATTTTCTGTTATCTTTCAGTTTCACTATCTTATCCCATATCTGACTGCACTTGAAAATGTACTTTTACCTTGCTCAAAAAGTTTTACACCGGTAAAAAAAGAAGATATTGAGTATGCAAAAGAGTGTCTTGACAAAGTAGGCTTGAACGGAAAGTACGACAGACTGCCAAATCAGCTTTCGGGTGGTGAGCAGCAAAGAGTGGCAATAGCAAGGGCGCTTATAAAAAAGCCAAAGGTGATTTTTGCTGACGAACCTACAGGGAACCTTGATGCTGAAAACAGTATGATTGTAGCAAATATTTTCAAGCAACTTAACAATGAAGGTTACACTATATTGATGGTAACACACGATAAAAGTATGGCTGACTTTGCAGAAAGGATAATTACAATGAAGGATGGGCAGATTGTCAATTAAAAATTATTATATTCCCGGCAATAAATTTGTCGGGATTTTTTCTCTTATTTTCTTCCTTGTAATAATGTTTTTTCATCACACCACCCCTTCGGATTTCAGTATAATTCACATAGTTCATTACTACATGCTCTACATAATTGTCATAATAATGGCAATGAATTACGGACTTATTGGCGGGATATTGGCTTCATTTGTAATTACCATATCTTATGCCCCCAACATTTATTTTAACATATTTGAGCTCAAACACTATCATTTGCGAAGCTTTGTGGAAGTTTTGATGATGTATACACTTGGTATATTTGCAGCATTTT includes the following:
- a CDS encoding mercuric reductase; protein product: MSSLNLSPKDIYNEKLLSNVHPKDWVNPEPEPIYNLVVLGAGTAGLISAIITASLGGKVALVEKDLMGGDCLNVGCVPSKSIIKSARVAHIIKNAEKYGFENHTFSSLDFEKIMERMRKIRADISHNDSVKRYSELGVNVFLGKGHFVGDNSIEVDGKILKFKKAVIATGARAVAPNIPGLKESGYLTNENIFNLQKLPGHLLVIGGGPIGCELAQSFKRFGAKVTIVQHSRILPREDIEAASIIEDVLKNDGVEILTNSKVAEVKLLENGKKLVTVQTVDGSSSKNIEIDEILAAAGRAPNVEGLNLDMVNVDYDLREGVKVNDYLQTTNKNIYAAGDCCMKWKFTHAADAAAQIVIQNALFKGRKRLSSLVMPWCTYTDPEVAHVGMYKEEAVSQGIEVEHFKFDMNENDRAQADGETIGFVKVMVKKGTDKILGATIVAAHAGEMINEFTIAIVNNIGLGKLANVIHPYPTQSEAIKRVSGLYNKSRLTPRVAKILKWWFKFQRR
- a CDS encoding TVP38/TMEM64 family protein is translated as MKKYLKLLLATLIILLLVFAGKYYGLSEKFGDFREWVASKGALGPIIFMGVYALATVMAIPGSALTIMAGAIFGSIVGVVTVIFGATIGASLCFLISRYFARDFVVSLLSKSEKFKKLDDMTEKNGAIIVAITRLVPLFPFNLLNYGFGLTKVPFMTYVFWSFICMLPGTVLYVVGTDAVTTAIREGKIPWVLVAVVLLIFAILFLLVKKAKSKIKE
- a CDS encoding methyltransferase domain-containing protein, which encodes MQEILNEKHRLKDYSWNFTENGEMRAYVKPAKLKELWFHTGTICNLRCPFCFEGSSPNNNRIEQLTLSDIKPFIEEALEIGVERFSFTGGEPFVNKEFIKILDYALNFKDCLVLTNATEPLLKNLDKIKSFVNKPYKLTFRISLDSYDEALHDKNRGADKFRLSLELLKKLHEIGFNVSVACQSAANESTSHINENFVKLFNQSGLLETMEIVSFVDLKRPNAEVKVPEITKAQLYSTKSDEEIENLMCSYSKMVLKKDGKVSVYACTLVDDDEQYDLGSTLKEAMQAKVSLKHHRCFICYSDGVLCSQLSSKIAKKQREEGMITKEAAVNKDDIKEYYGKVLKTKYDLKTSACCSTESVPDYVKSILLDIEEEILDKFYGCGSPIPLAVEGCTVIDLGCGTGRDAYILSKLVGENGRVIGIDMTDEQLDVAKKYIDVMTEKFGFKKPNIEFKKGYIEELDKLGIEDNSVDIVISNCVVNLSFDKSKLLKEIFRVLKPGGELYFSDVFASRRIPEELKTDPVLIGECIAGAFYIEDFRRAVTKLGYPDVRVVSSREIEITNQEIKQKVGLAKLYSQTVRVFKIDDLEDKCEDYGQVATYLGTITEEPNSFILDDHHIFEKGKPMLVCGNTASMLSQTRYAKHFKVFGDRSIHYGLFDCGDDKQNNDEPKNACGC
- a CDS encoding DUF547 domain-containing protein — its product is MSVFLIAVNGFSSENSLHQKYDILLKRYVNSGLVDYKSLKKDRYLLDEYLKTLSNVDLNTYNKWDNHAKLAFLINFYNAATLQLIIDNYPVESIKDIGNIFSGPWDKKVVKLFGNKISLDNLEHDIIRKEFNEPRIHFALVCAAKGCPPLRFEAYTGEKLDAQLTEQVQEYLQSNYGMVVDYEKNTVFLSSIFKWYSEDFNSIDDFIKKYSLIDIKNFNKKWIKYDWSLNEK
- a CDS encoding DUF2318 domain-containing protein, with the translated sequence MKKLFLGLIALIFLAGCQSGKYEKVKAENGIVKIPVSKVSDGNIHYYEYDNNGKPVKFFVLQSNDRTIRAAFDACDVCYPEKKGYRQEGDFVICNNCGQRFHESKINVQKGGCNPAPLNRSVNGSFLEIQVADIKKGSFYF
- a CDS encoding ABC transporter permease; amino-acid sequence: MNIFTIPFKNLKVKFFKTAILIFVFAIGITSSVALNKVSSTVSEALEEKMNKFGANILVYPKTDEINISYGGVQLGNLSYEVKYLPETDVVEKIRNIEFNKNISAVAPKLVKAAKLEDKLVGVVGIVPQEEIKIKSYWNISGKMIERGDEVIIGSNIAKKLNKNMGDKIQLYDSNFTISGVIESTGSEEDNLIFANLHQLQNLTGETNKINFVEVSALCAGCPIEDIVNQIKVAIPDSEINAVQKLVKQRMSAVHFVEKLAAILSGVIIFIACFMLAIFMLSSVTERKKEIGILRAVGYSKSNIFIIFITEALLIGIMSGLVGYTSGYFLSFKILDILHIEAGKITFSFLESVLVVIAVGLIAIISSSLPAAKAAKITPSEALIAL
- a CDS encoding ABC transporter ATP-binding protein — encoded protein: MLSTENLNKFYYNGKIETHVLKDLTLEIDAGEFVAILGKSGSGKSTLLNILSTLMKADSGKICYNDINYFDVKEKELNKLRNEEFSVIFQFHYLIPYLTALENVLLPCSKSFTPVKKEDIEYAKECLDKVGLNGKYDRLPNQLSGGEQQRVAIARALIKKPKVIFADEPTGNLDAENSMIVANIFKQLNNEGYTILMVTHDKSMADFAERIITMKDGQIVN